The Deltaproteobacteria bacterium region CGTCCAGATGAAGGAATCGACGTGGAGGTCGATCACGTCGCTCGCGAGATAGAGCTCGACCGCCTCGCGCGAGACGTCGAGCTCGCGGGCCCAGAGCGCGGGGTCCGAGCGGAGGTCGCGGATGCCGGGGAGGCCCATGGGCGTGCAGGGTAGGCGAGCGGGGATGCGCAAGCTCGCCTCCGCGCGCCCGATCGGCCATGCTCCGTCGGATGGCCGACCTCGCGCTCCGTTCCGCCGCCGAGCTGACCGCCGCCCTGCGCTCGCGCGCGCTCGGCGCCTCCGAACTGCTCGAGCACTTCCTCGCGCGCGTCGAGCGCTGGAACCCGGCGCTCCACGCGATCGTGGCGCTCGACCGGGAGGCGGCGCGCGCGCGCGCACGGGCGGCCGACGAGGCGCTCGCGCGCGGGGAGTCCTGGGGCCCCCTCCACGGGCTCCCGATGACGGTCAAGGACTCGATCGAGGTGGCGGGCATGCCCTGCACCTCGGGCGCGCCGGAGCTGGCCGGGCACCGGCCCGCGGTGAGCGCGCCGGCGGCGCAGCGGCTCGTGGACGCCGGCGCGATCGTCTTCGGCAAGACGAACCTCCCCCTCTACGCGGGCGACTTCCAGAGCTTCAACTCGCTCCACGGCACCACCGGCAACCCCTGGGACCCCACGCGCACGCCGGGCGGCTCGAGCGGTGGGGCGGCGGCGGCGCTCGCCGCCGGCCTGTGCGGGCTCGAGCTCGGCAGCGACATCGGCGGCTCGATCCGCAACCCATCGCACTACTGTGGCGTCTACGGGCACAAGCCGAGCCACGGGATCGTCCCCCTGCGCGGCCACATCCCGGGCGCACCCGGGAGCCTCCGCGAGGACGACCTCGGCGTGATCGGGCCGATGGCGCGCGGCGCGGGAGACCTCGCGCTGGCGCTCGACCTGCTGGCCGGCCCCGACGAGCCCGCCGCGCGCGCCTGGCGCCTCGAGCTGCCGCCGGCGCGCCGCACGGGGCTCGCCGGCCTGCGCGTCGCGCTGTGGCTCGACGACCCGTTCTGCCCGGTGGACAGCGAGGTCGGTGATGTCCTCCAGGCGGCGGCCGACGCGCTCGCGCGCGCGGGCGTCGTGATCGACGCGAAGGCCCGGCCGGTGGACGCGGGCACGAGCCGCGCCGTCTACCTCCAGCTCCTCTACGGCGTGCTCGGCGTGGGCTTCCCGCCGGCGCTGCTCGCCGGCTGCGACGCCCAGGCTCCCCAGCTCGACCCGGCCGACGGCTCGCTCGGTGCCCTCTTCGTGCGCGGTGTCGCGCAGCGCCATCGCGACTGGCTGGCCGCGCACGAGCAGCGGCTCGCCCTGTGCGCGCGCTGGGCGGAGTTCTTCCGCGAGCACGACCTCCTGCTCGCGCCGGTGATGCCCACCGTCGCCTTCCCCCACGACCACTCCGAGATCGCGGCGCGCACGATCGCCGTGAACGGCGAGCCCTTCCCCTACCTCGAGCAGATCTTCTGGGCCGGCCTGGCGACCGTCGCGCGGCTGCCCGCGACCGCCGTCCCGGTCGGAAGAGGGCGCAGCGGGCTGCCGGTCGGAGCACAGCTCGTGGGCCCCTTCCTCGAGGATCGGACCCCGCTCGCCTGCGCCGCCGCGATGGCCGACGTCGTCGGGGGCTTCGTCGCGCCGGCCGGCTACGGCGGGGAGGACTGACGGGCGGTGATGGCGCGGAGCTGGGTGGAGGAGCACGCCCGCCTCGAGGCGCTGGCACGCGCGATCGAGCCGGGCGTACGGCTCCAGACCAAGGCCGGGCCGCACTGGCGCGTGCTCGGCTGGCTGGCGTGGCTCGCGACCGCCGGCGGCATCCCGCGGCGCACCTTCCTCGAGGACTACGCGACGACGCTCGGGCCCCTGCACGGCTATCCGGCCGGCTGGAGCGCGGAGCGCGTGGAGGCGGTGCTCGTGCACGAGGCGCGCCACACGCGGCAGGCCCGCTGGTGCGGGCTCGGCCTCCACCCGTGGCTCGGCCTGCCGGTCTTCGCCGTGCTCTACCTGGCGCTGCCCCTGCCGGTCGGTCTCGGCCTCGCGCGCCTGCTCTTCGAGATCGACGCCGATCGTGCGAGCTGGCGCCACGCGCTCGCGAGCGGCGCCTCCCCGGACCAGGTGCGCGCGCGGGCCCGCGCGTTCGCGGGCCGCGTCTGCTCGGGGCACTACGGCTGGCCCGTGCCGCCGCGCTTCGGCAAGGCGCTCTTCGCGCGCGCGGCCGAGCGGACGATCGCTGCGCACGCACGCGCAGGCGCGGCGCTCGGCGAGCATTGCGCGTGAGCGAGCGCGGCCGCCGCCGCTACGAGCTCCCCGACCCGGCTCTCGAGGCGGAGCTCGAGGGCCTGCTCGCGCGCTTCCAGGAGCGCCACGGCGCGAGCCGCAGCCCCGAGTCGGTGCGGCAGCTCGTGGTGACCGCCCTCCGGCTCGTCAGCGACGGCGCCTCGCAGGCGGACCTCAAGCTGCTCTCGAACGCGCTGAAGGAGCTGCGCCACGCCTTCCGCGTGTTCGCACCCTGGGAGTCGGTGCGCAAGGTCGCCGTCTTCGGGAGCGCGCGCACCGCGCCGGGCTCCCCGGACTGGATCGCCGCGGAGCGCTTCGCCGAGGCGATCGTCCGCGCGGGCTGGATGGTGATCACCGGCGCGGGGCCCGGGATCATGGAGGCGGCGCAGGGCGGCGCCGGCCGGCAGGCCTCGTTCGGGGTCAACATCCGGCTGCCCTTCGAGCAGCAGGCGAACCCGATCATCCACGGCGACGCCAAGCTCGTGAACTTCCGGTACTTCTTCACCCGCAAGCTGGTGTTCGTGAAGGAGGCGCACGCGATCGCGCTCTTCCCGGGCGGCTTCGGCACCCACGACGAGGGCTTCGAGGCGCTGACCCTGATCCAGACCGGGCGCAGCGAGATCGTGCCCGTGGTCTTCGTCGACGTGCCGGGTGGGCACTACTGGCGCGACTGGCGCCAGTACGTCGCATCGCACCTGCGCGACCGCGGCCTCGTCGATCCCGACGACCTGTCGCTCTTCCGCGTCACCGACGACGTCGGCGAGGCGGTCACCGAGGTGACCCGCTTCTACCGCAACTACCACTCGAGCCGCTTCGTGCGTGATCTCCTGGTGCTGCGCCTGCGGGTCGCGCCCGACCGCGGGGAGCTGGCGGCTCTCGATCGCGACTTCCCCGACCTCGTGCGGGAGGGCCGCATCGAGAGCTGCACGGCGCTCCCCGAGGAGGCGGGCGAGCACGCCGAGCTGCCGCGCCTCGTGCTGCGCTTCGACCGCCGCAAGGTCGGCCGCCTGCGGCTCCTGATCGACCGCATCAACGGCTGGGAGAGCGTCGAACGCGCCTCGCCCGGAGCGAGCCCGCGCGCGATCACGGAGAGCCAGCTTCCGCCCGAGGCCGAGCGGGCCGAGGCCTCCGACGAGGCCCGCTAGCTAGGCGCGAGCGCCTCAGGCGTCCGGGTCGTCGTCCGCGAGCGCCTGGGCGGCGATCGGATGGGGCGCGAACGCGGGGCCGTCGCTCCAGCCCGGGAGCTGCGCCGCCTCGCTGAGCCACGAGCGGGCGACGTCGTCGTCGACGACGACCGAGCTCTCCTCGAAGCCCCCCGTGAGACCCTCCCAGAGGTCCTGGCCTCCGGCTTCCCACCAGGTGCGCGAGACGTGCTCGAAGTCGACCGAGAGCTTCACCACGCCCGATGCTCCAGGGGCCCGCCGATCGCGAGGCCTGTGCGGGCGGATTGTAACGGCCGGTCGGGGCCCTACCATCGGCCGCCATGCCGTCCCTGCAGCACTTCGCCGCATCGCCCGAGGCGGTGGGCGTGGACCCCGAGCGCCTCGAAGCGCTCTACGCGCGGGTCGCGCGCGACGTCGAGCAGGGGATCCTGCCGGCAGCCCAGGTGGCGGTGGCGCGCCACGGCCGGATCGCCGGCATGCGCAGCTTCGGGAGCGTGACCCACGAGGGCCGGCCCGCGCCCGCGACCAACGAGACGCTCTTCGTGGTCTTCTCCTGCAGCAAGGCGATCACCTC contains the following coding sequences:
- a CDS encoding amidase; translation: MADLALRSAAELTAALRSRALGASELLEHFLARVERWNPALHAIVALDREAARARARAADEALARGESWGPLHGLPMTVKDSIEVAGMPCTSGAPELAGHRPAVSAPAAQRLVDAGAIVFGKTNLPLYAGDFQSFNSLHGTTGNPWDPTRTPGGSSGGAAAALAAGLCGLELGSDIGGSIRNPSHYCGVYGHKPSHGIVPLRGHIPGAPGSLREDDLGVIGPMARGAGDLALALDLLAGPDEPAARAWRLELPPARRTGLAGLRVALWLDDPFCPVDSEVGDVLQAAADALARAGVVIDAKARPVDAGTSRAVYLQLLYGVLGVGFPPALLAGCDAQAPQLDPADGSLGALFVRGVAQRHRDWLAAHEQRLALCARWAEFFREHDLLLAPVMPTVAFPHDHSEIAARTIAVNGEPFPYLEQIFWAGLATVARLPATAVPVGRGRSGLPVGAQLVGPFLEDRTPLACAAAMADVVGGFVAPAGYGGED
- a CDS encoding LOG family protein, coding for MSERGRRRYELPDPALEAELEGLLARFQERHGASRSPESVRQLVVTALRLVSDGASQADLKLLSNALKELRHAFRVFAPWESVRKVAVFGSARTAPGSPDWIAAERFAEAIVRAGWMVITGAGPGIMEAAQGGAGRQASFGVNIRLPFEQQANPIIHGDAKLVNFRYFFTRKLVFVKEAHAIALFPGGFGTHDEGFEALTLIQTGRSEIVPVVFVDVPGGHYWRDWRQYVASHLRDRGLVDPDDLSLFRVTDDVGEAVTEVTRFYRNYHSSRFVRDLLVLRLRVAPDRGELAALDRDFPDLVREGRIESCTALPEEAGEHAELPRLVLRFDRRKVGRLRLLIDRINGWESVERASPGASPRAITESQLPPEAERAEASDEAR